The Caldicellulosiruptor changbaiensis genome has a segment encoding these proteins:
- a CDS encoding sensor histidine kinase translates to MKIRTKIYLSYLGLIVFIFATFSIIFYATFKSNLIEQVKTDNLRFAKLVESFFINQSKNIKDLKKFESYFETWGYKFLQDYIVIVTNDGSIEYSNKELDVEARVKIMKLFDENKEFSYSFEIGQLQEKPYLFTLYKSKSNTHFFILIISDLERISIFQKRFFSLIFQIAIFTALLAAAVSVFVSKQIIQGLLKLKEGIIEASKMRFNKKVEVGSRDEVGMIAHEFNKLIEKISEYNQAQIRFLQNISHELKTPLTSIRGYAEVLKMGLLDVEKANHAADRIIEHVDKLKILINQIIDLTKIESVENYFVFEKRNLEDILFDAVLDNEGYALSKGIEIVFEPNTKIPVLCDKEKLKEAFSNIISNCIRYAKSKVVIEIKLQKDEFEVRIEDNGEGFKNDEIDKIFERFFKGKRGEIGLGLSIAKAIFDKHGFAVEAENAEPVGARFVIKGSSYKEQ, encoded by the coding sequence ATGAAAATCAGAACTAAAATCTATCTTTCATACTTAGGTCTCATAGTGTTCATATTTGCTACATTTTCGATAATTTTTTATGCTACTTTTAAAAGTAACTTAATAGAACAGGTAAAAACAGATAATTTAAGATTTGCAAAGCTTGTTGAATCCTTTTTTATAAATCAAAGTAAAAATATTAAAGATCTAAAAAAATTTGAGTCATATTTTGAAACATGGGGATATAAATTTCTTCAGGACTATATTGTAATAGTTACTAATGATGGCTCAATTGAGTATTCAAATAAAGAGCTGGATGTTGAAGCGCGAGTAAAAATAATGAAGTTATTTGATGAGAATAAGGAGTTTTCATATAGTTTTGAAATTGGACAATTACAGGAGAAACCTTATTTGTTTACTTTGTATAAAAGTAAATCAAATACACATTTCTTTATCCTTATTATCAGTGACTTAGAAAGAATTTCAATTTTTCAAAAGAGGTTTTTTAGTCTCATTTTCCAGATTGCAATCTTTACTGCGCTCTTGGCAGCTGCAGTTAGTGTGTTTGTATCTAAGCAAATAATTCAGGGTCTTCTGAAGTTAAAAGAGGGAATAATAGAAGCTTCAAAGATGAGATTTAATAAAAAGGTTGAGGTAGGTTCAAGAGATGAAGTTGGTATGATTGCACATGAGTTTAACAAGCTTATAGAAAAGATTTCGGAATATAACCAGGCACAGATTAGATTTCTGCAAAACATCTCTCATGAATTGAAAACACCGCTTACTTCTATTCGTGGGTATGCAGAAGTTCTGAAAATGGGACTTTTAGATGTAGAGAAGGCTAATCACGCAGCCGACAGGATAATTGAGCATGTAGATAAGCTAAAGATATTGATAAACCAGATTATAGACCTTACCAAGATTGAATCTGTTGAGAACTATTTTGTATTTGAAAAGAGGAATCTGGAAGATATCCTTTTTGATGCAGTTTTAGACAATGAAGGGTATGCTCTTTCAAAAGGAATTGAAATAGTATTTGAGCCTAACACCAAAATTCCAGTTTTGTGTGATAAAGAAAAGCTAAAAGAAGCTTTTTCTAATATAATTTCTAATTGTATAAGGTATGCTAAAAGTAAAGTAGTGATTGAAATTAAACTTCAAAAGGACGAATTTGAAGTTAGAATAGAAGATAACGGAGAAGGTTTCAAAAATGATGAAATTGACAAAATCTTTGAAAGATTTTTTAAAGGGAAAAGAGGAGAAATTGGCTTAGGACTTTCAATTGCCAAAGCAATCTTTGACAAGCATGGCTTTGCAGTAGAAGCTGAGAATGCTGAACCAGTTGGTGCAAGATTTGTTATCAAAGGCAGTAGCTATAAAGAGCAGTAG
- a CDS encoding HD-GYP domain-containing protein, whose protein sequence is MKIGVGNLLLSISYLIDIAQGRKEHAPKVTYISLQIAKQLQVEKGEIKKIYYASFLHDIGITVSDNNFYASHLDIQLAKKHCLLGYEFVRKLPLDEEISEIIKYHHDFYNGSGAFGYDYRVLPLASQIINLADQIDISMNWSKPYYLQVDDLKEWVGKNKGILFNPFIVDAFLDITDKDKFWLDLYNPQLRQIILGLLPDDEVYFNIQTMLKFSEAIALLIDNKSKFTHLHSQGLSEVVFEIAKIMGLDDETSYKLKIAGYLHDLGKMVVPNEILNKEGKLTKEEFYIIKSHPYYTKLILDQIPVFKGEISNWAGNHHERVNRSGYPEKLGKDELSLLDRVVGICDVYQALIEDRPYRKGLGQKEALSIIYDMVKNELFLEEEFELLKRAVV, encoded by the coding sequence ATGAAAATAGGTGTGGGAAATCTTCTCTTATCAATCTCATACTTAATAGACATCGCCCAAGGCAGAAAGGAACATGCACCAAAGGTTACATATATATCTTTGCAAATTGCAAAACAACTACAAGTCGAAAAAGGTGAGATAAAAAAGATTTATTACGCATCATTTCTGCATGATATTGGTATCACTGTTTCTGATAATAATTTTTATGCTTCACATTTGGATATTCAACTCGCAAAAAAACATTGCCTGTTAGGATATGAGTTTGTTAGAAAGCTCCCATTAGATGAAGAGATTTCAGAAATCATTAAATACCATCATGACTTTTACAACGGCTCTGGTGCATTCGGATACGACTATAGAGTTTTGCCATTGGCCTCTCAGATTATAAATCTGGCTGACCAGATAGACATAAGCATGAACTGGTCAAAGCCTTACTATTTACAGGTTGATGATTTAAAAGAGTGGGTGGGGAAAAATAAAGGCATTTTGTTTAATCCATTTATAGTTGATGCATTTTTAGATATTACTGATAAGGATAAATTTTGGTTAGACCTTTACAACCCTCAACTGAGGCAGATCATCTTAGGACTTTTACCAGATGATGAGGTTTACTTTAACATACAAACTATGCTCAAATTCTCCGAAGCAATTGCTCTTTTGATTGACAATAAAAGCAAGTTTACCCATCTTCACTCCCAGGGGTTGTCAGAGGTAGTATTTGAAATTGCCAAAATAATGGGATTAGATGATGAAACTTCATATAAACTAAAAATTGCTGGCTATTTACATGATTTGGGCAAGATGGTTGTACCAAATGAGATACTAAACAAAGAGGGAAAGCTTACAAAAGAGGAATTTTACATAATAAAGTCACATCCGTACTACACAAAGCTAATTTTAGACCAAATCCCTGTGTTCAAAGGCGAAATCTCCAACTGGGCAGGAAATCACCACGAAAGGGTAAATAGAAGTGGATATCCTGAAAAACTTGGAAAAGATGAACTTTCTCTTTTAGATAGAGTAGTGGGAATATGCGATGTATACCAAGCCCTCATTGAAGATAGACCATACCGAAAAGGATTGGGTCAAAAAGAAGCACTAAGTATTATTTATGATATGGTGAAGAATGAACTATTTTTAGAGGAAGAGTTTGAACTTCTCAAAAGAGCAGTGGTATAA
- a CDS encoding ferritin-like domain-containing protein: MDWTKFAYDAPYPEPKVEEPNRHYAEILLDDYAGYASEFTAIALYSYQHFISDVRNKDFAELIIGIAWVEMKHLDLLGTTIYLLGALPKYRGSYTTYGQYWNGYFVNYDKDLKDMIKIDIQSEKEAIKNYKRHIEMIDDRYIRKLLERIILDEEKHIKLLKDYLDRKF; the protein is encoded by the coding sequence ATGGATTGGACTAAGTTTGCATATGATGCACCATATCCAGAGCCAAAAGTTGAAGAGCCAAACAGGCACTATGCAGAGATTTTGCTTGATGACTATGCAGGATATGCAAGTGAATTTACAGCAATTGCACTCTATTCTTACCAGCATTTTATAAGTGATGTAAGAAACAAAGACTTTGCAGAGCTGATTATTGGAATTGCTTGGGTTGAGATGAAACACTTGGACCTTCTTGGTACTACAATTTACCTACTTGGTGCACTGCCAAAATATAGGGGTTCTTACACAACATATGGTCAGTACTGGAACGGGTATTTTGTAAACTACGACAAAGATTTAAAAGACATGATAAAAATTGATATACAATCCGAAAAGGAGGCAATCAAAAATTACAAGAGGCACATTGAAATGATAGATGATAGGTACATCAGAAAGCTTTTAGAAAGAATAATACTTGACGAAGAGAAACATATCAAATTGTTAAAAGATTATCTTGATAGAAAATTTTGA
- the rpsJ gene encoding 30S ribosomal protein S10: protein MSKAQRMRIKLKSFDYKLLDQSARKIVETAKSTGAEVSGPVPLPTDREVITIIRAPHKYKDSREQFEIKTHKRLIDIIKPTQKTVDALMRVELPAGVDIEIKLKEV from the coding sequence ATGTCAAAGGCACAAAGAATGCGAATCAAGTTAAAATCGTTTGATTACAAGCTTTTAGATCAGTCAGCAAGGAAGATTGTTGAGACAGCAAAGAGTACAGGTGCAGAGGTATCAGGACCAGTACCACTGCCAACAGACAGAGAGGTAATTACAATTATCAGGGCACCACACAAGTATAAGGATTCGCGTGAACAATTTGAAATCAAAACTCACAAAAGACTTATTGACATTATCAAGCCCACACAGAAAACAGTCGATGCACTTATGAGAGTTGAACTTCCTGCAGGTGTTGACATCGAGATTAAGCTAAAGGAGGTGTAA